Part of the Cyclopterus lumpus isolate fCycLum1 chromosome 16, fCycLum1.pri, whole genome shotgun sequence genome, gtgtgcgtgtgtgtgtgtgctcgctcgGGAACGGCAGCTAGCTAACGTTGGCCGACTCAAACACAGCCAGGCCGTTATTTCCAGCCAGTAACCACTGGAGGAGATGACTTAAATGTGGTGTtgacatttgtgttgttgtaaGCTGCCCTCATAACACAAATTCCTCCTCTGACGGGCCGACACGGACAGCTCAGAGGATCCGTTAGTTAGCCTTCGGTCGGCTAGCTCAGCTGTCATTCGTTGCTATggtagctagcgttagctaacGGCCGCTTGGGTTGCGCGTGTCGGTTAGTTAGTCGAGCAAAGTCACCCCCCCCGTTTAATGACGTGTCTTTGTGCCCATGTCCGTCCAGGAGTCCAGGGGGAGACCTGGGGgccaagaggaagaagaagaaacagaagaggaagaaagagaagccGAGCTCGGGGGGAGCCAAATCCGACTCGGCTTCTGACTCTCAGGAGATAAAGGTGCGAAGATGACCCAGTGAAATGTGCACAGAACCTTTTCATGGCAAATCCAAACCACCACCCACTAACCTGGTGGAGTCACCTGCCAGGCTGGTGGTGGACAGGGTGCGAGGACTAGTTCAGTGCCCAACCCTGTTTGTTTGCCAGTGTGAATGCATGAATTGGGGTTATCCAACCTGGGTCTAGACTTTGTTAATGGTCTTTAATATTCCTACAATGACTGGGGTAACCCTAATTGTAATGTGGTAGGGGGTTCTTTAGTAAAATCATCCTTTAAATGCTGATCATTACTATTTCCAGTTATGTATTGTCCTCATATACGCCCTTATTCCAGTTATGATAAATAACGTTTGCTTCCTTGAGCACTCTGATACAAACCTGGGGTATTGCTGCATGTTCACATCTTTTATACAAGTTTTAAATCACTGTCCGTCATGTGGGCAGGTCCTTGAGAGGCTAAAACATGATGCTTGAGAGGCTAAAACATGATGTTAAACAATGTAATTCACTGCGCACTGAAATAAAAGTCTGACAATAGTGTAAAGGATTTATTTAAATAGTTGCTCCTCTCTTCAATTTCTGGTGGTAAGATTAAGAAAATCAACTGAATGGTACAGGTAAATATATTGGCAAATGATAAACAGTGGCTGAGAGGTTTAAATAAATTCACAAGACACATCTGGatctacacacactcacagtctcTGGAGACCAAGGCACCAGGGCCAAATTCCGCAGAGTTCAagtttcattcataaaattTCAGATTTTGCCCAAAAATGAGTAATCACAACTTAACATGAATACATCAAATGCCTCGCCTTTCATAAACCTGGATATTGTTGACTTGGATACGATTAACCTGGTTTCTCATGTTCCATGTAAAAGCCATATCCATTATGATGATGGTAAGACGTACAGGTTTActagtgtgcatgtaaacatactAACAATAACAGTGGTTGACATGCGCTGAACTACAGTTGTGGACATGGGTGTTTTGTGAGCAGTGATGATCCTTTATTTATCAGTTACCAATAGTCAGGTGTGAACAGTCAAAGAGGTCGAGCACATCCCCTTTCTAGTGCAGGggttttatttgaaaatgttataCATCTCGTGAATGTTGTCTTTATAGCTTCATTTGAATTATGTAGGGaattaaatcatatatatatatatatatatatatatatatatatatatatatatatatataaactgtgtTCCATGTTGCTGCATGTCATGTTAATTTATGTAGTATTTTTACTTAAATCccactttctttgttttttttgtgtacatgtAGAACCCTGGCTTGCCAATTCAGAAGCTGCAGGACATCCAACGAGCCATGGAGCTGCTGTCCTGCCAGGGTCCAGCCAAGAGCATTGATGAGGCAACCAAGCACAAGTACCAGTTCTGGGACACCCAGCCTGTGCCGAAGCTAAGTAAGCACCTATGTAATGTAGACAGAGTGAGCAAGAGcattgtttatttgatttatatCTCATTTAGTTTAATTGTGCTGCAAAAATAGTCCATGTCCATGTGCTTTTATTGAGAAAATTAATGCATTGTGTACCTCCATAAGCTCTCAACGATTGACTTATTATTAATCATCAGGTTGGCCTATTGATGATGACGGAAATTGATTAATTTGCTTCCCTAACTTGAACGGTGTTACTTTAGCTGTTAGCAGAGGCGCCATTTATCATCATCCTAGAGCACTGTCTGTGCATCAGTGCCATCTATTGGTTTTATGTCATCACAGCCTGTGCTGCTCAAAGCCTGTGTCCAAAAGGTATGTAAGGTGTTAAGTTCAGTGGGGGTCCAGGAATGCTCAATGAGATTAAGCTGTTTCCATGAAAGCCGACGAGTCAAGTCTGTGCAGGCTACTGATACGGGCTTTCCTGGTCAACACAGGACCAACGGAAGCagattttacaaataaatgtcagctatttaaaaaaaacaaagatactGATGTTTGACTTACTTGAGCAAAATGCTAAATGTACAGGTCTTTGTTAAATatggtgaatatatatatatatatatatatatatatatatatatatatatatatatatatatatatcttttgattttttttatagatgagGTGGTGACAAGTCACGGGCCCATAGAAgcagacaaagaaaacattagACAGGAGCCATATTCCTTACCTCAAGGCTTTATGTGGGACACTCTGGATCTCCACAATGCAGATGTAGTAAGTACTGTGTTTAACTTTTGACTCTGACACTAAACTAtaaatctgctgattattttcttaacTAAGTTGTTTGGTCTCGAAAAGGTCAGAAAACGTGTAAAATGGCCATTACAATATTGTAGAGAGCACCAGATGACTAAAATGTCATTAGAATAACTCGGGAATGTTTTCCATTTTTGCTTGAATAAATAGTTACCAATTAACTTTATTATGGTCGATTAATTGACCAATCATTGCTgtgataaaatacattttgtagaAATGATACACAGAAATAAATAGTTTGCTGTGTCTTTTTCAGCTGAAGGAGTTGTACACATTGTTAAATGAAAACTATGTGGAGGATGACGACAACATGTTCAGATTTGATTATTCACCAAACTTTCTCAAATGGTAAGCTCTTCGGTctgatgttgttattgataaTTACTTTTCTGAGGTTTAGTCAACTGCTCACCAAATATGtgctaaatatatttgtatcaaCTGTCTGCTCTCCCACTAaccacttcctccctctcagGGCTCTGCGTCCTCCCGGCTGGTTACCACAGTGGCATTGTGGAGTGAGAGTGTCCTCCAATAAGAAGCTTGTTGGTTTCATCAGTGCCATCCCTGCAGATATACGCATCTATGACACGTGAGCATTCATTATTGATCATATACATTGTAATGCACTGTAATGCACTTCACTGTAATGCACATCgtctctccttctgctcttcTAGACTGAAGAGGATGGTTGAAAttaacttcctgtgtgttcaCAAGAAGCTGCGCTCAAAGCGCGTTGCTCCAGTGCTAATCAGAGAGATCACACGGAGGGTGAACATAGAAGGAATATTTCAGGCTGTATACACAGCAGGAGTAGTACTGCCTAAACCTGTGTCCACATGCAGGTATGCTATGCAGTATTCAGACATGAAACACATCGGACACAGTGTCAGAAAGTCATTTAAAACCAACACTCCTTCACTCTTtttcatgcttttcttttttgtgctcTTTTCTCTGTCGTTGTCAGGTATTGGCATCGTTCTTTGAACCCCAGAAAACTTGTGGAAGTTAAATTCTCCCACCTGAGCAGGAACATGACCCTGCAAAGAACCATGAAACTCTACAGACTACCAGATGTAAACAGTAAACCTGCCAGCCCTGCACCTTCTCATTACAATTCATATTAATGGAGGGAACTTATTCCACTTTTTCTTCTTGCTCTCTTTACCCCATTTAGAGCACTAAGACCCCAGGTTTGCGGCCGATGGAGAGGCGTGACATCCGCCAGGTCACTGAACTGCTACAGAAATTTCTGCGACGTTTCCAGCTTGCACCTTCTatgggagaagaggaggtggcTCACTGGTTCTTCCCACAGGACAACATCATTGATACATTTGTAGTAGAGGTAACTGTAATTAGTTTCTATCCTTAAGATACTGAGGGTCTGTTGATTCTTCTATCTGTTAACAGtcgttgtgtctttgtcttctcAGGGTGCCGGTGGTGTATTGACAGATTTCACTAGTTTCTACACTCTGCCCTCAACTGTGATGCATCACCCTCTCCATAGGAGCCTGAAGGCTGCTTACTCTTTTTACAACGTTCATACACAAACCCCACTACTGGACTTAATGAATGATGCACTGATCCTGGCCAAGCTGGTAAAGTTACACTCTATGTAGATTGTTGTAAAACACATACTACTAACAATAATGAACCTGTTCTATGGCACTATTAGTTCACTTTAAATTTAGGAAAAAGGAAGGAGGCTTCCAGAGCTGCAAATTCATGAAAAAGGGCACATATAAATCAGCAACAGTGTTTAGAGTTAAACTTTCTTGCTACAGTGTGATTCatcgtgatatttatgttgtggcttcctctgtgtgtttaacAGAAAGGTTTTGATGTGTTCAATGCCTTGGATCTAATGGAGAATAAGGTGTTCCTGGAGAAGCTCAAGTTTGGCATAGGAGATGGAAATCTGCAGTATTACCTCTACAACTGGAAATGTCCCCCTATGGACCCTGATAAGGTCAGCAGCATGATTTGTCTGAGCAAACAATCAATTCAATATGATGTTAAGATCCAATAAAGAGAGGGGAAGCAGGCCCGAGATTTATGTTGTAGACATTATTGGCAGTGCAAATAGTCTGTATTAACATCCGTTTTTATAGGAAAGTTGAAATTCTATTACCTCTGCAACTTAATTACTAAAACGCTGTAGTCAATGGGATAGCACTATTGTGTAATTCGTGGGGCAAAATTAGCCTTCCAAGACCACAAAAGTGAAGCAAAAAGGAGACTATTTGAGGGGTAATGATATTGGCAGAATGAATTTCATTAAGTTTGTGTGTAAAGTACCTCCctccataaaaagaaaaaccttcaaTATTTTTGGAATTGGAGGTACTTTGGTAGCACGAGAACAACGAATGAGCTATCACATTTAGTAACATCACTAGTGGATATTAAATAGTGTTGCCCCTCTAGCTCTACTATCCATCTTGAAAGAGCACCATTGTGGCATTTTAGGCTTAGCTCCGCCATTACCAACATCTGGTGCAACAGCTTCAGCATCTGATTTACAAAATGTTTGCAATCTTTTTGTCAAAACTCATTTAACAACAAGTTCCCTCTGCGTTTCAGGTTGGCCTCGTCCTTCAGTAGCAGATCTCATCATGGCTGCTACACAAACACTGATCAAAAGGTCGTTAGCGGCCTCTGGCTATTCCTTACCTGGACAAACAGGTAGCCCAAGCTAGACAATGAGAACTACAACAGTTAAACTAACCTGGAGATGGTTCAAGAACATTCTCAGTTCACCCGGAGGTGAAAACTCTTAAATCATCAACATCCTGAATGTGAAGTCATGCTATGCCTGAGATACTCATACAGTACATGCACCCTCACGTTTAAAACATACCAGTTTGACATACAAGAGGATGCCTTGACATTGtgagttttgtttatttcttcttcctgaGCAGATGCCTTGTTACAAGGGGCTGGCATGTAATTTAATGTCACTGGCATTGATCTATGTAAATGATAATCAACAGGTAAACATGACCACAATACCAGAATAGAAGTTGTTGTGTCCCCACTGCAACTGCAGAATAAGAGGGTCTCCAAGGTATTTAAAGAGTTGTTATTTCCATCTCCCTCTCATATCGTTGTGGTCAGGAGTTTCTCTGCTGGCTGTTTTTGGGCCTCAATAGAATTTAGAATTGCGAAGAACATGTTTCTGTGATAGCTAGCgtataaaaacattttctccCTTAAGCATTTAGAAGAAATATATCTCAacttttcacacacaaacactgtcaaatgacacatatacacaaaaagGGTATCTTCATGGGAGGACTCATCCAACTGGTgcattgattgttttgtttttttattcaaatatacAGTTACCTGTACATTTAAAGCCAGATCATATTTATTCCTGTAGTGTGAGTTTGGGGTTTGGGAGGGCTGATCCAAAGTATTTTCCTCGTAGGTAGTGTAGATGTCACTGGGTTTGTTCAGATAATGTgggtttaaagtgttttttgatGAAGAATGTATTGCATCAATGAAGCACAATGTTTTAGTTCcttaaaaagcaaaaaggtCCTTTTCTTTGAGGGGTCAGATTTCAAAATGAACAGGTTGCGGTACAGCCTTGGCTTTTACGAAGGACATGAGCGGTTTTCACGAGTAGAATTTGAATAGAACATCTACACCACATGTTTGGTTATATTCATGTACTCATGCAGCTCAGTTATCTGCATGTGAACGTTGGGTTCTGTTAAATAGGCAACAGCAAGGACGAGCAGCCAGAGAGAGGTACAGCACCAAAGCCTGGGAAACGACAACGAATACCAATTCAACTATAACCAATCTCATTTAGATTTgattacaaaatataatatatatatcaaaatatcCTTGGTTTCTGTCTAGAGACAGTTCTATAACATTAAAAAtggcttaaaaacaaaaatctcaTGAATCTTGTTTTAAAGCAGATCAGTTGTCTTTTGTCAAAGTATTCATTGCCACTCAGAGAAACGACGTCTTATTACTTTTACAAAGCAGTTAACGAGGTGCCCTAAAAAGCAGCTGATTggccagaaaaacaaacataaccaTAATTTCCCTCGCCTGCAGTAGAATGTGAAGGATGTTAGTCAAACTCTGTTAAATAAAACTTGAGTATAACATTCAAAGTGTCTTTGTAATAATTTAACAGCATGTATTCAGGACACAGAGGCTGAATAAACAAGTCTGTATCAGTAACATTTGAAGTTTGAGCTTCCAAATGTAgtccattttttcttttttttttaaatggtactgtatttgtgtgtctgaaAAATATACTGTGGGTCTTTTTTTAGTGTGTTGTGCAGCtaaatgaaaatgatttgaTCGGTCCTGATATTTATAATTGTACTTTGCAAAATGTCAAGACATaattcctctttttctttccagtaTTCCCAAGTTAAGAGTTTTTTGAGGGTTTGGAGTATTTGTCATTTACCAGTAAGATGAAGATCTATGATGAAAAACTGTTGTCACACCACTCGTCtgtggtggagctgctggtgtaCTCAAAGGTTCAGATGCTTTTGAATGGTTGTCTTGCTCTGGGtttgttgctttgtttgatGCTCCGGTTCATGTGGCTCTGCAGAACTCCAGAGCAAATGCTGACATTTTTGTGGTACTTTTTCTGTATGTGATGTTATTTCCCTCTTATCCCTTTATATATTAGCAAGAAAGGACGACCAATGGAGTCGGCGCTTCAGGGCTCaaagatgattattttttaCCATTGAACAGTTAAATGACTTACATTGACAAAGACCAATGTTACCGGCATTTAACACTGAAACTGGGTTATCGAGTCAACGGCGTGCCTCATGGATGTTGGTTGTGTCACAGATGTGTTGCCTGCAGCTGTTTGAATGAACTTTGAGCATGTCAGTTTTGCTGCTGTGATCATTTTTAGCATTGATGTTACTAGCCACCCCCTTCAGTGACCACTCAACCCGAAGTACCTGCCTTATTTAAaagaggttttgttttttaattaagattttgggggggggggtggtgtaCTTTTGGAACGACATACAGCTTTCTCTAACTGAAGAACAATATTTTTATTCAAATCCATTGTAAGCTGTGAAAAAGCTGAAGAACTTGTACCAGCATCCTTTAGACATGCCCCCCATGCAAATAACAATCTGTTTAAACACACGTCGGCTATACCAGCATGGATATTTGTTTGAATAAACTCACTTTAAAAAAGGTCCCTGAGTAATGCACTTATTTTAACATGTCGGGGCAATGGAAATACAGATTTAGTAACACAGTTTACCTTATGTTCATTAGATGTAACTGAGAAATGTCAAACGCTGGCCCAAttgtttttctgaaatgtttgttATATGACCAAAGACCATGAAAAGTACATatttcaaaacacaaaatatacatttaattgattgatttcaGTTTCTggcaaattaaatgtttatttgaaaataaagGATCATACAAGGGTCCTTACATATTTTAAACCAATGTATTCTTAGTCATGTAAACTGCAGGCCATCCTCCAAACCACAGCATCAATTAGTTCCCCCAACCTCCATTCTGCTACTGGTGTCCATTCATTTCAATAGagtatgaaaacaaaataaattgcttTAAAACAAGTTGCCCATGCAAACAAATTGTGTTGTTCTGTCTATATAAATCTATTTGAAAATTCCACATTTGTATGGTGACGTCTTCAACTTAATTGTTTTGCAAAccttcaaaagaaaaagctgcagaTCATCATGGTCTGGAGGTGAAATACTAGATattaaaaacatagaaatggtCCTTTTAATATCTTGGCAGAGtctctgttttatttgtctGGCTTTGACTTCAGCTTTTTTCTGTTCTTTGCAGGGTTAGAAACTATTTTTTTCACTTTGAGAGGTTGCAGAGTGCAGGAGGACGCAGACTCTGGACTTCCTCAGATTCACTCTCAAGTTTCCTTTTCTGGCCCCTCTTCTCGTcgacttcctcctcctccatgtcaacgTGGTCGTCAGGTGTTACTCTGGGTGCTGCACCTTGCAGCCATGCAACATCTACTGAAGGCACTCGGAGTGTAATGGCGTCAACAGCGTCAGTGAACACCTCGTCTTCTTTGGAGGCGCACTGTCTGAATCCCAGAGCGAGGACACTTTTCAGGCCCAGCGGCCCCGACACGCTCTGGCTCAGCCGAGGCACCTGGCAGGCCGGCACACCTCTGGTTGCGCTCAGTGCTATCAGATGATCCGTCATGTGTGGCGGCTTCACGGACTTGCACACAAGCAACAGTTTGAGCTCGTTCCTCTCCAGAGCTTTAGTGACCTCGTTGATGCCAATGGCCAGTTGCCTCCTCGCTGCCACATCTGTCCAGCCGTTTTTGGAAGAATCCTGGACCTGTCCATCCTGGCTCACCTGGGGATCAAGTTCTGATGTGGCAGCATGTTTCtggtctttctttttcctccatgGGCGAAACActttcacctccttcttctccagacCAGCGGAAACCAGCTTGTCCTTTAGCGTTTTCAGGATGAAATGCATGTCTTCTTGTGGAAGTGGGCCCCATTTtggagtgaatggtgacgtgaaGGAGGTCTTGACTGGAATATActttttgatttcctttttaacTGGCTTTCCTGCAGCGGCCATACCTCCTCTGAAATGAAGTCATGAAAGCCTGGAGTAAACGAGAAACATTAagtacacacaccacaccacaccacaccacaacacaacacaacacaacacacacacacacacacacacttgaccgACTCAAAGCATAATAATCTTCAAAAtctaaaaagtaataaaaataaacgacacaaaaaaaatgaaatgacaaaaagGCCATTAACTTCTTCCTCACTTTACTAAACAAAGTTAATGAATTAGTATCCAAAATGTGCGTAGATTCAAAGTCTTCCATCAATATCAGTCGAACCAAAATAAGGCTTGAGCTGGGCATTgcaaataataatcaataaaaataaagacagaatTATAAATGAGAACTTGTATAATAAGGGGCCATTGTTTTGAGTGTGGTTGTAGGCAATAACGTGCATTATTTCAAGTTGAATGACCCATTTCTCTGAAGGAAGGGAAATAAGTTTTACGGTTAACTATTCTCATAAATACTAATTGCATCATGACAGTCAGCAAACAAAATGGACAAAGAATGGCATTTAGTTTCTTTACCTGATTGCAAATGTGGCAAAAGTGTTAAATTGCTCCCTTCACATTATCAGGCAAACAACACGGGTGGACCACAGGGCGCCGCCATTTTGTTTGAATTGAactaactttatttaaaataaaacgtcCACAGCGACAACCAGCGTCCATGGCAGTGCGACATTCGCGACAATGATAACGGACTCAATGAAAACCGAAAAAAATTGTTCATAAAATACCAAagtatctttattttttaaattcatttaaatgtatctgtttttttatgtatggTTATTGTTGGTTAAGggtcatgttattattattattattattattattattattatgtgtttttgttgctctctccctctctctctttatctctctctttctctctgcgtgtgtgtgtgtgtgtgtgtgttcgtgcgtgcgtgaggatgacatgcagccaatcagctcctcagcagctctctgctcctcctttgcAGGCCTCTCCTCAGCCGTTTATTATGCATTGATCAGCTGTGCTGTATTCAGAGACATCCAGCCGACAGGATTAATACATTCTTCTGAACTGCGCTGCTGCATCTGCGAAAATGTCTAATCTGGTAAAAATATTTACTGCTCTTCTCTCCATTTCAGTTGAATTATATTGGAGATGCATTATCTCTATGAAATGAATAACGGTTGTAACGACAGGATATATTCACGTCATGCTGAATGTCGGGTCATCCATCTTTGACAGTATGCGATGACTAAATGTAAGAAGAGCTCGGTGGTCCCTCTGGTGCTGCAACTACATAAATGCATGTGTTTTGCAAGCAGATTgcttaaaattattattattaggctattattattatttacaaaacagGATCTGGCTCCAATTTATTTGAGAAGATGAACAAATATTCGACCAATACTTAAGAGTTAGAGGTTGATCtttgttgcatttaaaataatttcaggGACATCTAATTTCCTACAATGTGAGTTTCGGGGTTTTCCAGTTTTTTTGTCGATGGTGTAAGGGTTTCCAAtggtttataaatatatgtactgCTATGCCCTAGATCTTTTGTAAAGATTATTCAAGTAGGCACAAAAGCACTAGAGTCTTGAATAAAAGCCCATTGTTTGCTCTCCAACTTGTGCAACAAAAGGTCTGCAAGCTCTGCAGCATGACTATACTATGCTGAGGTTTCTTATTCAGTGTTGCTTATAACTGATTATTATGCACATTCTTATATTCTGTAATTACTACACACTCTGCTGCACTACATATAGTCCAATTGTTAATTTGTCAGACTTGACACAGAGCAGAATACATGGTTACGAGTGTTTGCACTCTGCAAACATAATAGTtatagtttttaaatgtttaatatcTGCAGGCAGAGTTTCAGAAGATGGCAGAGGATGTGAAGAAGGTGAAAACGAGGCCTACGGACCAGGAGCTGCTGGACCTGTATGGACTTTATAAGCAGGCAATAGTTGGAGAAATTAACATCGGTATGACGTGCAGCATAAACACCAAATCCTGTGCAATGTTCCCTGAATACTAAACATGTCCTCTCTGTGTGCCATCGCAATTGTAGATAGACCAGGAATGACAAATTTGAAAGGAAAAGCTAAGTGGGATGCCTGGAACTCCAGAAATGGTAACAAGATTTAAATGTAGATGTAAAATAGCTTTAAAAAAGCATAAATTGAGTTTCTAACgcaaatattttcttctttccacaTTCTTTCAGGAATGTCCAAGGACGATGCCACTTCAGCCTACGTTACACTTGCAAAGGAAGTCATCAGCAAATATGGCATGTAAGGCTTGCAATAAACTGAAGAGGCTAAATTAAtgcaaaaatgacaaaatgtctACCATCTCAATAACTGAAGAAATGTTGTTATCTCTATAACAAGTATCCTTGTGCTTTCAGAGGCCATAATTATGCAGGATTAAGTGTAATAAAAAATGTGCTGtgatttctttgtctttttgtttttacatatattagtaattaaatatttacatgcaTCCTTTAaggttgaaaatataaaatgttctaatcatttctaaaatgtatctaatttattttgtttattctaGTAATTCCCATGCGTACAGCAATATACGGTACATGCACTATGATAGCTTGATTCCTAAACAGGACAAACTGAATGCTGTCGAACATGGAAATAAAATCTCTGTataatgttttggttttgttgttatttataacATACTACAATTCAACAAGCAACACAAACTTTGTCCTCCAAAACTACCATTTGAATTAACACATCTCTGAAACAGTCTCAACAATTACTGAACATTACAACCTTAATGAAGGTACGATTTGTTGCAGGACTTTTCTATTAGACCACATTATCTTTTAGCTAAGGGgaacctaataaactggcagctgagtgtttttttgttgctcagAACAAGCACTTTAGATTTTGTTCCCCATCATGTACTGTAAGAACAATATAAAGGGATCTCTTAATGACCTTTATGAACGGGAATGATTTCAGCAAGCGGACCGGTTTCAATGTGGATACACAAGTATTGTTTTAAGACTTTTGAAGCTATTCTTTAGGATTCCGCTTGATTGGGTTTAGTCCAAACCATGAAAAAAACAGACCAAAGCTACACAAACGAGTGGAGCCAATGGTGCCCATGTTAATGGATGTATACTTGTTTTGCTTTGCTTAGAGGAAGTTTAACCGTGTCATTGACCAGGCAACATTCTTCTGCACCTTCATTACTTTCATAAATATTTTCCAATAATTATAAATGTACCCTTTTGTGGTTTAGTTTTCTCGTGTCATTGTCTCCATTCCGGTCATTGGCCTCACTTTCCCTGTTCCCCTGTTACAGATCAAATGGCCTCTCTTTCCACATTCTTTCAGGAATGTCCAAGGACGATGACACGTCAGCCTACGTTACACTTGCAAAGGAAGTCATCAGCAAATATGGCATGTAAGGCTTGCAATAAACTGAAGAGGCTAAATTAATGCAAGAATGACAAAATATCGACCATCTCAACAACTGAAGAAATGTTGTTATCTCTATAACAAGTATCCTTCTGCTTTCAGATCGCACCCGCACATGCGCAGTGCGATCTCCGGTGTTCGGGAACAGTGCGGTGAGGGAAAGTGGGGTAAAGGTAGCCGGACAACTCCACCTGCGCGTGGAGGCAGGAAGATCAAATCAACACGTCATTAATAAGGTTAGTATTTTGATGCAGTGCGTTGGAAAGCTAGGATCATCGTTTTTACATCAAGTTGACTCTATTTGACGTGAGGTTGCATGTCCAACATTGTTGTTGACAAGCAGAGTGACTGGTTCGCCACTATTATTAACGCCGTAGCTGACTGTAAACCAATAAGTTCGTCTCAACCGTGTTATGCTCGTTAAAACTCTGAAATCTACTGTTTTCAGCAAGCAGGTGCGTGACGTCAGGCTG contains:
- the nmt2 gene encoding glycylpeptide N-tetradecanoyltransferase 2; its protein translation is MMAEDSESAASQQSLELDDQDTCGIDGDNEEENEHMQGSPGGDLGAKRKKKKQKRKKEKPSSGGAKSDSASDSQEIKNPGLPIQKLQDIQRAMELLSCQGPAKSIDEATKHKYQFWDTQPVPKLNEVVTSHGPIEADKENIRQEPYSLPQGFMWDTLDLHNADVLKELYTLLNENYVEDDDNMFRFDYSPNFLKWALRPPGWLPQWHCGVRVSSNKKLVGFISAIPADIRIYDTLKRMVEINFLCVHKKLRSKRVAPVLIREITRRVNIEGIFQAVYTAGVVLPKPVSTCRYWHRSLNPRKLVEVKFSHLSRNMTLQRTMKLYRLPDSTKTPGLRPMERRDIRQVTELLQKFLRRFQLAPSMGEEEVAHWFFPQDNIIDTFVVEGAGGVLTDFTSFYTLPSTVMHHPLHRSLKAAYSFYNVHTQTPLLDLMNDALILAKLKGFDVFNALDLMENKVFLEKLKFGIGDGNLQYYLYNWKCPPMDPDKVGLVLQ
- the rpp38 gene encoding ribonuclease P protein subunit p38, producing the protein MAAAGKPVKKEIKKYIPVKTSFTSPFTPKWGPLPQEDMHFILKTLKDKLVSAGLEKKEVKVFRPWRKKKDQKHAATSELDPQVSQDGQVQDSSKNGWTDVAARRQLAIGINEVTKALERNELKLLLVCKSVKPPHMTDHLIALSATRGVPACQVPRLSQSVSGPLGLKSVLALGFRQCASKEDEVFTDAVDAITLRVPSVDVAWLQGAAPRVTPDDHVDMEEEEVDEKRGQKRKLESESEEVQSLRPPALCNLSK
- the acbd7 gene encoding acyl-CoA-binding domain-containing protein 7, with the translated sequence MSNLAEFQKMAEDVKKVKTRPTDQELLDLYGLYKQAIVGEINIDRPGMTNLKGKAKWDAWNSRNGMSKDDATSAYVTLAKEVISKYGM